Proteins from a single region of Primulina tabacum isolate GXHZ01 chromosome 5, ASM2559414v2, whole genome shotgun sequence:
- the LOC142546195 gene encoding omega-6 fatty acid desaturase, chloroplastic-like — protein MACRLAHSGFLFLRPQKKQCAGKRADARNCTSPGTYLLKWENLPQRGTAQKPCLIHFKRCKIVKAKAVSVAPSPTDSTEHRLQLCQNYGFRQIGEPLPDNVTIKDIIDTLPRKVFEIDDIKAWKSVLVSVTSYSLGIWMIAKAPWYLLPLSWAWTGTAITGFFVIGHDCAHKSFSRNKLLEDVVGTLAFMPLIYPYEPWRFKHDRHHAKTNMLLEDTAWHPVKREEFESSPALRKAIIFGYGPFRTWMSIAHWLMWHFDLKKFRPNEVNRVKISLACVFAFMAIGWPLIIYKTGVIGWVKFWLMPWLGYHFWMSTFTMVHHTAPHIPFKSSNEWNAAQAQLNGTVHCDYPSWIEILCHDINVHIPHHISSRIPSYNLRKAHKSLQENWGKYLNEATWNWRLMKTILTICHVYDKDQNYVAFDELSPEDSQPITFLKKVMPNYA, from the exons ATGGCTTGTAGACTTGCACACTCCGGCTTTCTTTTCTTG aGACCCCAAAAGAAGCAGTGTGCGGGCAAACGAGCTGATGCCCGAAATTGTACTTCACCAG GTACATATCTTTTGAAGTGGGAAAATCTACCTCAAAGAGGAACTGCACAGAAACCGTGTCTCATACACTTTAAAAGGTGTAAAATTGTGAAAGCGAAGGCTGTCTCAGTGGCACCATCTCCAACTGATAGCACAGAGCATAGACTACAGTTATGTCAAAATTATGGCTTTCGGCAGATTGGAGAACCTCTACCAGATAATGTAACAATAAAAGATATAATCGATACATTACCAAGAAAG GTGTTCGAAATAGATGATATCAAAGCATGGAAGTCTGTACTGGTATCTGTAACTTCCTATTCTTTGGGGATTTGGATGATAGCCAAAGCACCATGGTATCTTCTTCCTCTGTCTTGGGCCTGGACTGGTACTGCTATTACAGGG TTTTTTGTTATAGGACATGATTGTGCACACAAATCATTCTCACGGAACAAATTATTGGAAGATGTTGTTGGAACTCTGGCCTTCATGCCTCTGATATACCCTTATGAACCATGGCGATTTAAGCATGATAGGCATCATGCAAAAACAAATAT GTTGCTAGAGGATACGGCCTGGCACCCTGTTAAAAGAGAGGAATTTGAGTCTTCACCAGCACTTCGAAAGGCGATTATCTTTGGATATGGCCCATTCAGAACATGGATGTCTATTGCTCACTG GTTGATGTGGCACTTTGATCTGAAGAAGTTCAGACCTAATGAAGTTAACCGTGTGAAAATAAGCCTGGCCTGTGTATTTGCTTTTATGGCTATTGGATGGCCGCTGATAATATACAAGACCGGAGTCATAGGCTGGGTCAAGTTCTGGTTGATGCCGTGGTTAGGCTATCACTTCTGG ATGAGCACTTTCACAATGGTCCATCACACTGCTCCTCATATACCCTTCAAGTCTTCAAATGAGTGGAATGCTGCTCAGGCCCAGCTTAATGGAACTGTTCACTGCGATTACCCGAGTTG GATTGAAATTCTTTGTCATGATATCAACGTACACATTCCTCATCACATATCATCGAGAATTCCTAGCTATAACTTGAGGAAAGCTCATAAATCGCTTCAAGAAAACTGGGGGAAG TACCTGAATGAAGCTACATGGAATTGGCGTTTGATGAAGACAATTCTGACCATATGTCATGTTTACGACAAGGACCAAAACTACGTCGCTTTCGACGAACTCTCCCCTGAGGACTCTCAACCAATCACATTCCTTAAAAAAGTAATGCCCAATTATGCGTGA
- the LOC142546196 gene encoding BTB/POZ domain-containing protein At4g30940-like has translation MGVQKDRVKFNVGGRNFETTATTLGNAGQNSLFGSMFDENWGLQSDAVTEHFIDRNPDCFAVLLDLLRTGELHIPSNVPEKLVYSEALFYGLLDHVRTAKWGPFDGNRLHLARTIVGRAPGDGTAIRAGPDGGFCVAHGSMVHVYDWMLEEHPPINLDYQRVNDAIWVDPKNVVISACERLGRDDGGMGLFNALTGELRFKFHVKHENQVKSYTGGALCTDSYSKLFSSCKGRSNEYGIGVWDQVTGKQIDFFYEPNGWSLGDADKLQWLHRTNCLLVSTMFPRKDYCYVSLLDFRVKNMVWGWCDIGDSINEERRVRDAIAMEETNSICVVNEYEDLGFIDLRSSEGTVRWSSRSRLMKGQMPDEPCYPKLALHDGQLFSSMNDSISVFCGPEWVLTSRLKNSLGGSIFDFSIGGDRLFALRSEENVFDIWETKPPPII, from the coding sequence ATGGGAGTTCAGAAAGATAGGGTGAAATTCAATGTTGGCGGCCGGAACTTTGAAACCACGGCCACAACCCTGGGGAACGCTGGCCAGAATTCCCTCTTCGGCTCTATGTTTGATGAAAATTGGGGTCTCCAATCCGACGCCGTCACTGAACACTTCATCGATCGAAACCCGGATTGCTTTGCGGTCCTTCTTGATCTCCTCCGAACAGGGGAGCTTCACATACCCTCAAATGTTCCTGAGAAATTGGTATACAGTGAAGCCCTGTTCTATGGCCTCTTGGACCATGTCAGGACTGCGAAGTGGGGCCCATTCGACGGGAATCGGCTCCATTTGGCTCGTACCATTGTCGGGCGGGCTCCAGGGGACGGCACTGCCATTCGGGCCGGACCAGATGGTGGCTTCTGTGTGGCTCATGGTAGTATGGTTCATGTGTATGATTGGATGCTGGAAGAGCACCCTCCTATTAATCTTGATTATCAAAGGGTGaatgatgcgatttgggtcgatCCCAAGAATGTTGTCATCAGCGCCTGCGAGAGGTTAGGCCGAGACGACGGAGGAATGGGATTGTTCAATGCATTGACGGGAGAATTAAGGTTTAAGTTTCACGTGAAGCACGAAAATCAGGTGAAGAGTTACACTGGTGGTGCATTGTGTACTGATTCATATTCCAAGTTGTTTTCTAGTTGTAAAGGTCGAAGCAACGAGTATGGGATCGGTGTTTGGGACCAAGTAACCGGAAAACAGATAGATTTTTTCTACGAACCGAACGGATGGTCACTCGGTGATGCTGACAAGTTGCAATGGTTACATCGTACAAACTGTTTGTTAGTTTCAACAATGTTCCCAAGAAAAGATTATTGTTACGTTAGCTTGTTGGATTTTCGGGTTAAAAACATGGTGTGGGGTTGGTGTGATATCGGGGATTCGATAAATGAAGAACGAAGGGTCAGGGATGCGATAGCGATGGAGGAAACAAATTCGATATGCGTGGTGAATGAGTATGAGGATTTGGGATTCATAGATTTGAGGAGTTCTGAAGGAACTGTCAGGTGGAGTTCGAGAAGCAGGCTTATGAAGGGCCAAATGCCGGACGAGCCCTGCTATCCAAAGCTGGCATTGCACGATGGACAGCTATTTTCGTCGATGAATGACAGTATATCGGTGTTTTGTGGTCCCGAGTGGGTATTGACGTCGAGGTTGAAGAACAGTCTGGGTGGTTCGATATTCGACTTTTCGATAGGCGGGGATCGACTTTTTGCACTACGTAGTGAAGAAAATGTTTTTGATATATGGGAAACTAAGCCTCCACcaattatatga
- the LOC142546197 gene encoding LOW QUALITY PROTEIN: uncharacterized protein LOC142546197 (The sequence of the model RefSeq protein was modified relative to this genomic sequence to represent the inferred CDS: deleted 3 bases in 2 codons), with product MFSETAALDPEPSSSVAVIDRNIEFHLGTKTYNGFSNNSSFGFKLVTLNTNSELAAKHEMPKLSDNLGLDPEFSLGITLRRIGAGLRNLGNTCFLNSVLQCLTYTEPLAAYLQSGKHQYSCRTAGFCALCAIQKHVSRALQSIGRILEPKDLVSNLRCISRKFRNARQEDAHEYMVNLLESMHKCCLPSGVPSESHSAYEKSLVHKIFGGRLRSQVKCIQCSFCSNKFDPFLDLSLEIAKADSLHKALARFTAKEFLDGGASQYQCQECKHKVKALKQLTIHKAPYVLTIHLKRFGSHIQGQKIDKKISFGPTLDLKPFVTGLYDEDLSYTLYGVLVHAGWSTHSGHYYCFVRTSSGMWYSLDDNQVVQVNEGKVLEQKAYMLFYVRDMKNCIAKKPVVVLQKESKVAMNAFENVVNSNIDQQLKGKIPNGSIEKSDGSLPVALSERGTLTGRKSLLKEYLFRMYCSMGVDHVSRLRDAQSEPSPSVPPVKDSVDCSAANFNSSGSQAMLGSTCEVSHCDYSLGDDPKIIGSQKGVSVVQDLDASATELPNCNLPKDSVNKKESGEFVAMPPRCYKNTSNENHSKPADQPQNSSDCVSSADVCGIAATNLMMCDSTAMPTRTIEEASSKKGYSNFAKRSRIEESRVQGSPENSGDSTSLETHGGLQKGTVLHLPTTSESLSNGISNNKESRLKVKGKLFKCQISRMSLSSNIIFGVPFALQKQKQKQKQKPKRRKSHSLQHKNLNFKQLLGKNDSPLDLVQFNSDKSLPLPNDHNANSEREKAECCSNDGDKNSIVRNGGCNDNVAGGVNDDGCKEKVGQNGAMHATVNPSQLRQATVQGPGNSEKERRESRQNSITMTMLEETTVARWDGIDVFLPENMKPKSEPSQIGYVGDEWDEEYDRGKRKKIRGPKISYDKPNLFQEIATRNAKRKRAKLHRSNFANQPFRI from the exons ATGTTTTCAGAGACGGCGGCGCTCGACCCGGAGCCGTCCTCGTCTGTGGCGGTGATTGATCGGAATATTGAGTTCCATTTGGGGACGAAAACGTATAATGGTTTCAGCAATAATAGCAGTTTTGGGTTTAAGCTGGTGACTTTGAATACAAATTCCGAGTTGGCGGCGAAACATGAAATGCCTAAGCTTTCGGATAATTTGGGATTGGATCCAGAGTTTAGTTTGGGGATTACATTACGCAGAATT GGAGCTGGCTTACGCAATCTTGGAAATACTTGTTTCCTTAATTCGGTGTTGCAATGTTTGACTTATACTGAGCCCTTAGCTGCTTATCTACAGAGTGGGAAGCATCAATATTCCT GTCGCACTGCTGGATTTTGTGCTCTATGTGCAATACAGAAACATGTAAGCCGTGCTTTACAATCAATTGGAAGAATATTAGAGCCTAAAGATCTTGTTTCCAACTTGCGCT GTATATCCCGGAAGTTTCGTAATGCCAGACAAGAGGATGCTCATGAGTATATGGTCAATTTACTGGAATCCATGCACAAATGCTGCTTACCATCTGGAGTGCCTAGTGAATCACATTCTGCTTATGAGAAAAGTTTAGTCCACAAGATATTTGGTGGTCGGCTTAGAAGTCAG GTGAAATGCATACAATGTTCCTTTTGCTCCAATAAGTTTGACCCGTTCTTGGATTTGAGTTTAGAAATTGCAAAAGCAGATTCACTGCACAAGGCACTCGCTCGTTTTACAGCTAAAGAGTTTTTGGATGGAGGTGCTAGCCAGTACCAATGTCAGGAATGCAAACATAAAGTTAAAGCTCTTAAGCAGCTAACAATTCACAAGGCACCTTATGTGCTTACTATTCACTTAAAGCGGTTTGGTTCGCATATACAAGGGCAGAAAAtcgataaaaaaatttctttcggCCCCACCTTGGACTTGAAACCATTTGTAACTGGTCTTTAT GATGAGGATCTCAGTTACACTCTCTATGGTGTTCTTGTTCATGCTGGTTGGAGCACTCATTCTGGACATTACTACTGCTTTGTTCGCACTTCAAGTGGCATGTGGTATTCTCTAGATGACAATCAG gTTGTCCAAGTTAATGAGGGGAAGGTTCTTGAACAAAAGGCCTACATGTTGTTTTATGTTCGAGATATGAAAAATTGTATTGCAAAGAAACCAGTTGTTGTACTCCAGAAAGAGAGTAAGGTAGCCATGAATGCCTTTGAAAATGTAGTGAATTCTAATATTGACCAGCAGTTGAAGGGAAAGATACCGAATGGTTCAATTGAGAAGTCAGATGGTTCTCTTCCTGTTGCTTTGTCCGAGAGAGGGACACTTACCGGCCGAAAGAGTCTCCTAAAAGAATATCTTTTCAGAATGT ATTGCTCTATGGGTGTTGATCACGTGTCCCGACTGAGGGATGCTCAATCAGAACCTTCGCCATCAGTGCCTCCAGTAAAAGATTCAGTGGACTGTTCTGCTGCCAatttcaattcttctggcagtCAAGCAATGTTAGGTTCAACCTGCGAAGTTTCTCACTGTGATTACAGTTTGGGCGATGATCCCAAAATTATTGGCAGCCAAAAGGGAGTTAGTGTTGTGCAGGATTTGGACGCATCTGCTACGGAGTTGCCAAACTGCAATCTGCCCAAGGACTCGGTTAACAAGAAAGAGTCTGGTGAATTTGTGGCCATGCCACCAAGGTGCTATAAGAATACTTCCAATGAAAATCATAGTAAACCAGCTGACCAGCCACAGAACAGCAGTGATTGTGTATCATCTGCAGATGTTTGCGGCATTGCAGCCACAAATTTGATGATG TGTGATAGCACAGCTATGCCCACTAGAACAATAGAGGAAGCATCAAGTAAAAAGGGATACTCAAATTTTGCAAAGCGAAGCAGAATTGAAGAGTCTCGG GTGCAAGGTTCACCTGAAAACAGTGGTGACTCAACCTCATTAGAAACTCATGGAGGCTTACAA AAGGGGACAGTTTTGCACTTACCTACCACATCAGAGTCCTTGTCAAATGGTATATCAAATAACAAAGAATCTCGACTTAAAGTAAAAGGGAAGCTTTTTAAGTGTCAGATTTCCAGAATGTCGCTGAGTTCTAACATTATATTTGGAGTGCCCTTTGCCCTACAAAAGCAAAAGCAAAAGCAAAAGCAGAAGCCAAAGCGAAGAAAATCTCACTCTCTGCAACACAAGAATCTCAATTTCAAACAGTTGTTGGGGAAAAATGACTCCCCATTGGATCTCGTGCAATTTAATTCTGACAAATCATTACCTCTACCCAATGATCATAATGCTAACTCTGAAAGAGAGAAAGCTGAATGTTGCTCAAATGATGGAGATAAAAACTCTATTGTACGAAACGGTGGTTGTAATGATAATGTTGCAGGTGGTGTTAATGATGATGGATGCAAGGAGAAAGTAGGCCAGAACGGTGCCATGCATGCAACTGTGAATCCGTCACAATTAAGGCAGGCTACTGTTCAAGGGCCTGGTAATTCTGAGAAAGAAAGAAGGGAATCAAGACAGAATAGTATTACCATGACCATGCTTGAAGAAACAACTG TTGCCCGGTGGGATGGCATCGATGTTTTTCTTCCAGAAAATATGAAACCAAAATCGGAGCCTTCTCAAATTGGTTACGTTGGGGATGAATG GGATGAGGAATACGACCGCGGGAAGAGGAAGAAGATCCGGGGCCCCAAGATTAGCTATGACAAACCGAATCTGTTCCAAGAAATCGCAACAAGAAATGCAAAACGAAAGAGAGCGAAGCTGCACCGATCTAACTTCGCAAACCAACCATTTAGGATATGA
- the LOC142546198 gene encoding putative LRR receptor-like serine/threonine-protein kinase At2g24230 — translation MGFGIFVYFLVLALFSRPLVVCQQPNTDVFYMLEFLQKMGKNPSEDYGFSGSFCSWRGVSCDDKGEKIVKFEASGFGLSGVIPETTIGKLTNLEYLDLSYNKISSLPSDFWSLGSLKSLNLSSNQISGYLPNNIGNFGQLQSLDLSFNAFSGSIPESISSITTLQALNLSNNMFESKVPSGITHCPWLVSIDLSANKLSGHLPEGFMAAFPYMKFLNLAANEISGRDSDFVGMNSIVHLNISNNLFKGSAVGIFGGPLEVIDLSKNQFIGHIARVIVGSTFKWSSLRHLDVSENQFSGIFCTDLNQAQNLIHLNLAHNRFTKQGFLNVGLLTNLEYLNLSETNLLGPIPSNISQLIHLRTLDLSKNHLSSHIPPLATDNLKVLDISYNNLTGGIPLMLIQKFHEMERVNFSYNNLSLCGSQISSEALQTSFIGSVNNCPIAANSALFKRKSPRHQGLKLALALSLSMICLLVGLLFLAFRCRRKTKTWVVKQKSFREEQVISGPFSFQTDSTTWVADIKQAASVPVVVFEKPLLNFTFADLLSATSNFDRGTLLAEGRFGPVYGGVLPGRIHVAVKVLVHGSTLTDEEAAQEFEHLGRIKHPNLVPLAGYCLAGDRRIAIYEYMENGNLQSLLYDLPLGLQTTEDWSMDTWDDENNGIRNVGSEGSLVAWKFRHNIALGMARALAFLHHGCSPPIIHRNVKASSIYLDCNLEPRLSDFGLAKIFGSELEDEINRGSPGYMPPEFLDPERSSPKMQTPKSDVYGFGVVLLELVTGKKPVGDDYPDEKEVNLVSWVRGLVRRNKESRAIDAKIRGTAADAQIVEALKIGYLCTAVVPSKRPSMQQIVGLLKDLELIQQ, via the coding sequence ATGGGGTTTggaatatttgtttattttttggtTTTGGCACTTTTCTCTAGGCCTTTGGTGGTTTGCCAACAACCCAATACAGATGTGTTTTATATGCTTGAATTCTTGCAAAAAATGGGCAAAAATCCATCGGAAGACTATGGCTTCTCTGGCTCATTTTGTTCTTGGAGAGGTGTGTCTTGTGATGACAAAGGTGAAAAAATTGTTAAGTTTGAAGCCTCTGGTTTCGGTTTGTCTGGTGTAATTCCTGAAACCACTATTGGGAAATTGACAAACCTTGAATATTTGGATCTTAGTTACAATAAAATCAGTTCCTTGCCTTCTGATTTTTGGAGTTTGGGCTCGCTAAAGAGTCTTAACCTTTCATCTAACCAAATATCTGGATATCTTCCTAACAACATAGGCAATTTTGGGCAACTTCAAAGTTTGGACCTTTCATTCAACGCCTTTTCTGGTAGTATCCCTGAATCTATAAGCTCCATCACCACTTTGCAAGCTCTGAATCTCAGTAACAATATGTTTGAATCGAAAGTTCCTTCGGGAATTACTCATTGCCCGTGGTTGGTTTCCATTGATTTATCAGCAAACAAGCTCAGTGGTCATCTTCCTGAAGGTTTCATGGCGGCTTTCCCTTACATGAAATTCTTGAACCTTGCTGCAAATGAAATTTCTGGTCGGGATTCGGATTTCGTAGGGATGAATTCCATTGTCCACCTTAACATTTCGAACAATCTGTTTAAAGGTTCTGCTGTTGGTATCTTTGGAGGGCCACTGGAGGTGATAGATTTGAGCAAAAACCAGTTTATAGGTCACATTGCGAGGGTAATAGTAGGTTCCACTTTCAAATGGTCGAGTTTACGGCATTTGGATGTGTCTGAAAACCAGTTTAGTGGGATATTTTGCACTGATTTGAATCAAGCACAGAATCTCATTCACCTTAATCTTGCCCACAATAGATTTACCAAACAAGGTTTCTTGAATGTTGGGTTGCTAACCAATTTAGAGTACCTGAATTTGTCTGAAACTAATTTACTTGGTCCTATTCCTAGTAATATCTCACAGCTTATCCATTTGAGAACACTGGATCTATCAAAAAACCATCTTAGCAGCCATATTCCTCCTCTTGCTACCGATAATCTTAAAGTTCTAGATATTTCGTACAACAATCTTACAGGGGGTATCCCATTGATGCTCATCCAAAAATTCCATGAGATGGAAAGGGTGAACTTTTCTTACAACAACTTGAGTTTGTGTGGATCACAAATTTCTTCTGAAGCCCTTCAAACATCTTTCATTGGATCGGTGAACAACTGTCCGATTGCTGCAAACTCGGCCTTGTTCAAAAGAAAATCACCGAGGCATCAGGGATTAAAGCTTGCTCTAGCTCTTTCTCTCTCAATGATATGTTTGCTTGTGGGATTGCTGTTTTTGGCCTTTCGATGTCGGAGGAAAACAAAAACGTGGGTTGTGAAACAGAAATCCTTTAGGGAAGAACAAGTTATCTCGGGACCATTTTCATTCCAGACTGATTCAACCACTTGGGTGGCTGATATCAAGCAAGCGGCATCTGTGCCAGTAGTAGTTTTTGAGAAACCGTTGCTGAATTTTACATTTGCAGACCTCTTGTCTGCTACCTCTAATTTTGATCGGGGGACGTTGTTGGCAGAAGGGAGGTTCGGACCTGTTTATGGTGGAGTATTACCTGGAAGAATTCATGTTGCCGTCAAAGTTTTGGTTCATGGATCCACGTTGACAGATGAGGAAGCGgcacaagagtttgaacatcTTGGTCGAATCAAACACCCGAATCTGGTCCCATTAGCTGGCTATTGTTTGGCTGGAGATCGGAGGATTGCAATTTACGAGTACATGGAAAATGGAAACCTGCAAAGCTTGCTCTATGATTTGCCTCTTGGTCTTCAAACCACAGAAGACTGGAGCATGGACACTTGGGACGACGAGAATAATGGGATACGAAACGTTGGCTCCGAGGGGTCTCTAGTAGCTTGGAAATTTAGGCATAACATTGCACTTGGCATGGCCCGGGCACTGGCATTTCTGCACCATGGCTGCTCACCTCCGATTATTCACCGAAACGTCAAAGCAAGCAGTATTTATCTTGACTGCAACTTGGAGCCACGATTATCAGATTTTGGGCTGGCAAAGATTTTCGGTAGTGAACTCGAGGATGAGATTAATCGTGGATCACCAGGGTACATGCCACCAGAGTTTCTTGATCCAGAAAGAAGCTCTCCAAAGATGCAAACTCCAAAATCTGATGTTTATGGATTTGGAGTAGTTCTTCTTGAGCTCGTCACCGGTAAAAAGCCCGTCGGAGATGATTATCCGGATGAAAAAGAAGTAAACTTGGTAAGCTGGGTGAGAGGGTTAGTGAGGAGGAACAAAGAATCACGAGCTATTGATGCGAAGATCCGTGGAACAGCCGCAGATGCTCAAATCGTCGAGGCGTTGAAGATCGGATACCTTTGCACAGCAGTAGTTCCTTCAAAGCGGCCGAGCATGCAGCAGATAGTTGGTTTGCTTAAAGATCTTGAACTGATCCAACAATGA